The Primulina huaijiensis isolate GDHJ02 chromosome 9, ASM1229523v2, whole genome shotgun sequence genomic interval TCCATTACTAAGGGCCTCTTTTTTCCCCCTTGATTAATTTTTAGTGCAAAAAACAATAGACCAAATTGTAGCTCGGCTAGCATGGAAATCAATGCACTTTCTGTTTGTTACACACTACTAGTAAGAGAAGTAATTAGTTTGGGTGTAGCTACTTATTTTGTTTGGTAGAGTTTGCATGCCTGCTACCCTTATCACCTAATATCTGGTCCATTCCAAACCCCCCTCCTCTTACCCACCACCACCAAGATCTTTCGGCGACCCAGATGTCATCGGCAGAGGAAGGGCACGGTGCCCGCAAGAGGGGTGGTGGACATGGAAGAGGAAGggatttttaattgatttttatcttaaaggtatattatttattatgtcGATTTGGGTTGTGGAGCAACATTGAATTCCATTGAGTCAAAATGCAGGCAGCGTACACGAAGTTGGATGTTCAAGGTATGGATGAATAAAAGTCATttgtaaatatatattcaattccaaaaaataaataaataaataaaaaattcacgCGTTTGGGTTgaaaatttcatccattttctttcttaattaatatgaattatTGACCGTAtgctttttatattttattattaaaaaaaagttttttcaaatatttttttctttaaaaaattaaatttaagttgAAATATATCTATTTTGCATGGATATGCGGAAATACACAAGTACAATGTACATgtcatatctaataatttttaaggatgttaaaaattattttattatagaaTTATGGTTCAAAAGAAATTATAATAATTGCCTATAATAGTTGAAAGTCAAAGTAAACAAAAGGTGTAAGTTGGAAAAATCAATAATAGCAATTTGCACTTTGTATATCTATCCATTGCTATTTATCTAGTGGAAAAACAACACGTTCATccaatttttccaaaaaaaaaaaaaactactatATGAGTAATCAATAATTAATCCAAATCAATTTATCACAAAACTCacaattaccaaaaaaaaaaatgaacgtAACGTATACATCGAACGATATTtgtataacataaaatataatattgttcGCTTTTATgggacattttttttaattacatcgGGGGCTTGATCCTAGAACTNggggggggggggggggggggggggggggggggggggggggggcgtCCACCTTGGCTATTTCCGGGGTCTCTTTATGGACCTATTGTGGTATGTATACGACTTGCATCTTTATCTACTGTAGCTCGGAGCACGACAGGATGAGATAAAACTATTCAACTAAATGGTGCCCATTTTGCATACAACTGATTTACGAAAAACAGAAAATTTGGTTGAAAAGGAAAATCATTAAGTTGCCCACCAAACCCCCATTGGGTGGTGACACCCGTTTTCTCATTCATTATTCTGATTCTTCATTTTCGTCTGCTGAAGGGTAATAAACCCAAAGCGTAATAAGGGTTCTtcagaattcaagaaaaagaatGGCATCCATTGGTTTTTCTTATTCATCGACCCCAGTTTCTCGCTCTCGGTTAGCTCGTTTTCTGTGTTTTTTGGTGTCCTTTTTGTATTTTATCGTGTAAAGATTAATGTTTGATGATTGTTTGTATCGTCATGAACAAAAGTTTGGATTTTGAATTGAGTTTTCTGCTTTTAAATTATGTTGTTCCGGttcgttgtttttttttttttgagaaaaataatctttttatcaaattattattaagTTGTGCAAAAATCTTGTCACAGAGATGTTTTTTTATGACGGGTTATGTTAGAATGTGGTACAGTAGAGATTATTCTTCCTGTTTGGATCTTAAAGCAAAGCTAGTGACTGATTGTGCTCTTTATCTGCTTTTGTTGAGATGTGAGGTCTGTTAACTAGGGGACTGAAAATTCCTCAAGAACTTTTGGTTACATCTCTGTCCACTGTTTGTCGGCGGTAGATGTCGAAAAATTTTctgaataataatatatattgttcAGATATACAAGACATGAAGATGATCTCTTTTTGTGAAATCTAATGGATTGGTCATTTAAGAGTCATCAAATGAACAGAAAACTAGATTATGCACGGAAATGGAGAGTAGTCCTTGCCCCTACTAGAATATCCTCGACTGATCATGGTCTCCATGAACATGGGCTGTGATGGGAATGAGCCTAAACACcaccaataaataaataacttgtgtTTTGTTTGCGAGTATTTGAGTTTCTTCTTGTGTTGCAGCCTAGTCCAATGGCTCTCCTTCAGGGGGTCCAGTTTCTGGAATCTGCAACTGGTCTGCGTGTGTGACATGAAACAATTTTTTCATGGGTTAAGCTCCGTCCTGTTGCCCGTATGATGACTTAAATTAGTAGCTAATCTACTTTTATTGCAGAGTCTTGAAAAATTTCGGACTGTTCAATGGTCTCCACCATGAAAATATCCGTTCTATGAATGGTTTAGGGTCCTTAAATCAATGGAGTGGAAAAGTAGGTTTCAGCATCAAGGCTGGTGGGAAAATTAAATCCATTTTGTTTTCCGAAGAAGATGGTGCGGATTCTCATTCCAATAGCTCTAATGATGCAAAAAATGATGTCACAATTAATGGATTGGCTGGCATTAAGGTGCAATCTGATTCTGTAGTATTAGGAGCACTTGCCGCCGATATGGTACCAACCAATAGTGGCTTTCCTGTTGATAATGGTGAATTTGATTTGGACTTGCCAACACCAGGTTTCTCATCTATTTCTGAAGCCATTGAAGATATTCGTGAAGGAAAGGTTGGTGATCAGATTGACGCCTCTTGATTTGGGACTGCAGAAATTGGTTACAAATTcatcttgttttttttataccaaaatcgCAGATGGTTGTAGTTGTTGATGATGAAGATAGAGAGAACGAAGGAGATCTGATAATGGCGGCTTCAAAAGTAACCCCCGAGGCTATGGCTTTTTTTGTGAGGCATGGTACTGGAATAGTATGTGTAAGCATGAAAGAGCAGGACTTGGAGAGATTGCAGCTTCCTTTGATGGTTATTGATAAAGCAAATGAGGAGAAACTTAGTACTGCATTCACTGTTTCAGTGGTAATTTGTTTCTTTATGCATGtaaataatcaaacataaaCTTCTTTTTGCTCTTTATTGTTTAATTCCAGTTGACTTTCTAAGCAAGCGAATCTTATGGTTATGTTTCGCATTagttttgagaatgatgattgAGCATAACTGTCTTGGTAGACAAGATATGGTTTGTAGTATCTATTGTCTATGGCTATTCAATCCATGCATGATCAAACACAAGTTTTTGAACATATGAACATGCCCAAATAATGCTTTGCGAAGCTTTTATTAGTCCGACATAACAGAAAATAAATCTCTGAGGAAGCAAAGTATGGATTTTTTGTAGGATGCAAAACATGGTACAGCTACGGGTGTCTCGGCACGTGATAGGGCAACAACAGTTAAGGCTCTTTCGTCAAAAGATTCAAAGCCTGAGGATTTCAATCGCCCAGGACACATATTTCCACTAAAGTACCGAGAGGGAGGTGTTCTAAAACGAGCTGGGCACACGGAAGCTGCTGTTGATCTTTCCATGCTAGCTGGTTTAGATTCTGCTGGAGTTTTATGTGAGATTGTTGATGATGATGGTTCCATGGCAAGGTTACCAAAGCTTCGGCAATTTGCAGAACAAGAAAACTTGAAGCTTATATCTATTGCTGACTTGATAAGGTAACTGGTTCATTTGAGTTTCTTTCTTCGCCAAACTTACATATCCTGAAAAGGTATGGCCTTGCTTTTTAGATATAGGAGAAAGAGGGACAGATTGGTGGAACCTGCATCTGCTGCTGGTATACCAACTACTTGGGGTCCGTTCACAGCTTATTGCTACAGATCAATTTTGGACGGGATGGAACATATTGCAATGGTCAAGGTGAGTAACTAATAATATGAGAAATTTGGACACATTTCAAGTTCCTTGATCGTTGATGGTGCCTTGTTGACATACTGTAAAACTATATCCTAAGTTTTGCTTACTAGAGCTTCCCTATGTGCACACTTATGCATGTCCTTTTTTGCTTATGCACACACGCAAACCCTATTCAACCCAATACCCACGTGTAAAGAGCacctttcttttatttgtttgaCACCAACAGGATTTATTAGAAATCatttatttttgtgaaattCGAGCTCATGGAACATGGTCCAATGTGgttttataatttaacatgGCCTTTGTGTATGCCGTGGGCCAAAATTTATGTTGAAATTCATACCCAaggtgtatatgtatatgttaatTGGGTATTGAGTGCTAAAACCCCAAAATAACTATCCAAGATCTAATTTAATTGAGACTAAAGGGATGGCAAACAAGAGTTTTGGATTTGTGATATGATGATGATGGCTCTGACACCATGACAGAAACCACCttttcaaaatattgagttCATCGAAGGTGGCTTAAAAATAGTTATATACTTCAACTGTTTTGTCCCccaattgttatttatttttatttcgaaAATCACTCTTAATGCAGCAAACAAAATATCAACATACGGCTTTGGGTTCCAGCTTTATTCATTTAAGAATCTCAAAGTTTGTTCATTGGCATTTCTGGTGCAACAGGGTGATATTGGCGATGGACAAGATATTCTTGTGAGAGTGCACTCGGAATGTTTGACTGGAGACATATTTGGATCAGCCAGATGTGACTGCGGAAACCAGCTGGGGCTTGCAATGCAACAGATTGAAGCTGCTGGCAGGGGAGTCTTGGTTTACCTCCGTGGTCATGAGGGGAGGGGAATTGGTCTTGGCCACAAACTTCGTGCTTACAACTTGCAAGATGCGGGAAGTGACACCGTTGAAGCTAATGAAGAGTTGGGCTTGCCTGTCGATTCAAGAGAGTATGGGATTGGTGCACAGGTATTACCTTATCTAACTTCATGCAcagcattaaattttttttaacgttCCTAACCTCTGTACAGTATTATTGGCCTCACACATGCTTAGTTCTTGGACGAAGAAATTTAGTGGCCAACAAAATGTTGAAAGTTGAATTAGTGGAAACGAGCAGACTAATCCACGACTCTTGTATCTTCATTGTTGTTTACCTTCATATGTTGAGTAGTTGAACTGGCTTACTGGTTTAAGTACTTTTTCCCCCACTGTTGTGTGGTTTTCACGTTGTCTGTCTAGTTGGAATGCATAGTCCTATGTCTATCAGGATTATGTTTGCCGACGCCTGGTCTGATTCAAACCCAAAACCTAGTCCTAGGAGCCTCTAACCATTTGCTTTGGTCTTGCAGACATAGAAATATATTTGTCATGCAAAATGGTTCGATTCATCACATGAAAATCCCGTTGTGTAATCTTATGCAGATACTTAGGGATCTTGGTGTTAGAACAATGAATTTGATGACAAACAATCCTACAAAGTACTCTGGGCTCAAAGGCTACGGTTTAGCAGTTTCGGGCAGGGTTCCACTTTATACCACCATCACTAAGGAGAACAAGCGATACATGGAGACAAAACGGGACAAAATGGGCCATGTTTACGGGCTCGATACAAATGGCTATCCATCCCTCATCACCAAGAACAATCCACCAAGTGCAGGGGTTCCGGTTGCACCCGAGTCGCCTTGAACTCTACATGTCTACAACACTCCCATCTTGCAGTCATGTCGAAATAGCAATTTGGTTTGCGGTAATATTTACTTTTTTCGTGGCAGAATAAGAGCATGTCATGATTCTTAAGAGAGcatttattattcttttttattcaCCAGCCTACCATTGAAGAAActaacttttaaaaaataaaaatatatagatttgtctcccactattttagatttatcattttaattggttaagtaagtctcttgtgagacaagCTACCAGATAAATGTCCGTAAGACGAGTCGATCTTATCTATATTTGtagtgaaaattaatatttttgacataaatttttttttttcatgagtaAGAGATCcatatcacaaaattaacttataagagtttttgtgcttACATAAATCAACCGTTTGAATTATGATGAAAGTTGGAATCACATAAGATTTTGGTAATGTAACAATTAAAGtcagacaaaaacttgtgtgagacggtctcacgggtcgtattttgtgatacgggtctcttatttgggtcatccatgaaaaagtattactttttatgttaagagtattaatttttattgtgaatatcggtagggttgacccgtttcacagacaAAGATTTgagagaccgtctcacaatagacctactcaTCACATGGGGTGCGAGAATTTgctatcaaaatttatattttcaaatcattttaTATGTAACACAAGGATTGGGTCAATCCGGGCCGAATTCGGGCATGCAACTGCAACATCAAACCATCCCAGGCCCGCCACTCCGACCAACGACTACACATACTAAGTCAACAAGAAAAATTTGCAAACCAAAGAAATGGAAAAATTCCACACCAAACCCGAGTGATTCTCCCTCTTCCTTCACCATTCTCCCAAATTTTTCATGGCTTTTCGCCATAGAAAACTGCTGAATGAATCGGATTCCGATACAAGCtgccaaatatatttttgtgacCCCAAGATAAACCTCAATGGATTATGTCCACCCAAGTGTATGTATGTATGCCCTGGTTGTTGCAGAACTCCGATCATGGACACCCCAACACCGCCGCTGTCGCTGCCGGGGGATCACGAACTCCATGATGACCAACCGCACAAACATTCTACTATTTCCAGTTTTCTCACCGTATC includes:
- the LOC140985125 gene encoding bifunctional riboflavin biosynthesis protein RIBA 1, chloroplastic-like; translation: MASIGFSYSSTPVSRSRVLKNFGLFNGLHHENIRSMNGLGSLNQWSGKVGFSIKAGGKIKSILFSEEDGADSHSNSSNDAKNDVTINGLAGIKVQSDSVVLGALAADMVPTNSGFPVDNGEFDLDLPTPGFSSISEAIEDIREGKMVVVVDDEDRENEGDLIMAASKVTPEAMAFFVRHGTGIVCVSMKEQDLERLQLPLMVIDKANEEKLSTAFTVSVDAKHGTATGVSARDRATTVKALSSKDSKPEDFNRPGHIFPLKYREGGVLKRAGHTEAAVDLSMLAGLDSAGVLCEIVDDDGSMARLPKLRQFAEQENLKLISIADLIRYRRKRDRLVEPASAAGIPTTWGPFTAYCYRSILDGMEHIAMVKGDIGDGQDILVRVHSECLTGDIFGSARCDCGNQLGLAMQQIEAAGRGVLVYLRGHEGRGIGLGHKLRAYNLQDAGSDTVEANEELGLPVDSREYGIGAQILRDLGVRTMNLMTNNPTKYSGLKGYGLAVSGRVPLYTTITKENKRYMETKRDKMGHVYGLDTNGYPSLITKNNPPSAGVPVAPESP